A genomic segment from Lignipirellula cremea encodes:
- a CDS encoding phytanoyl-CoA dioxygenase family protein: MMESTQSCLGDLETIAAEYERHGVVRLPGLLSPDEVREFRAELERYQLEDLPSRPADACTWEPGGKVVRNLWRLEQHHPAFCRRLVRPAITTLAARLTRGEPVLAAVETFNKPARVGTAVPFHQDNAYFCQAPPDMLTLWIALDPVTEANGPVIYLPGSHQAGVLPTRPSGVSGNSMVLADPPVMSDRSSLVGLLEPGDALVHHCQTIHRSDPNRSGQPRKALLMVYRGAHTQTDPVLKAAYDAARS, translated from the coding sequence ATGATGGAATCGACGCAGAGTTGTCTGGGCGATCTCGAAACGATCGCCGCAGAATATGAACGCCACGGCGTGGTGCGACTGCCGGGCCTGCTTTCCCCTGACGAAGTCCGCGAGTTCCGCGCCGAGCTGGAGCGTTACCAGCTTGAGGACTTGCCCTCGCGCCCGGCCGACGCTTGCACCTGGGAGCCAGGCGGCAAGGTGGTTCGCAATTTGTGGCGGCTGGAGCAGCATCATCCGGCTTTCTGTCGGCGTCTGGTGCGTCCTGCAATTACCACCCTGGCGGCCCGATTGACGCGTGGCGAGCCGGTGCTGGCTGCGGTGGAAACGTTCAACAAGCCGGCCCGCGTCGGCACGGCCGTGCCGTTTCATCAGGACAACGCCTATTTCTGCCAGGCGCCGCCCGACATGCTGACCCTCTGGATCGCCCTGGATCCGGTGACGGAAGCGAACGGACCGGTGATCTATCTGCCTGGTTCACACCAGGCCGGCGTCTTGCCGACCCGCCCATCCGGCGTAAGCGGCAACTCGATGGTGCTGGCGGATCCGCCTGTCATGTCGGACCGGAGTTCGCTGGTCGGGCTGCTGGAGCCGGGCGACGCATTGGTGCATCATTGCCAGACCATTCATCGTTCCGACCCCAACCGGAGCGGACAGCCTCGCAAGGCGTTGCTGATGGTCTACCGGGGCGCTCACACGCAAACCGATCCCGTGCTCAAAGCAGCTTATGATGCGGCCAGAAGTTGA
- a CDS encoding aminotransferase class III-fold pyridoxal phosphate-dependent enzyme, protein MEKKPAAGLRDFADPGRWKFTPEDRTLFEAQLADFVPPDAFDAHAHWYDVQHLLPDDRAVPPTPVGFQVMQDRMRLWMGERVHDNGLYFGYPTRGLDCTAANAYVEAELRQRPGSRGLMLIRPSDDSAAVEAALVAGGFAGFKVYHLFALREDSFHAEQGEFLPEWAWEMAHQRGLWITMHMVLPQALSDVRNLDYIRQHCRAWPHANLVLAHAGRGFNANHTVAAIDQLRGIENVFFDTSAVCEPAAFEAIMRAFGTTRLMYGSDFPVSELNGKAISVGDGFMWLYRQNVDWESWPHGRPHLVGIESLLALQQACRTLGWKDRDLERLFGGNARELLGIRPAIGDESDERPLVQRQYEEAKTRIPGGVQLLSKRPEMFAPGQWPAYYEQAIGCEVIDTSGRRYVDLSHNGILSCLLGFADPDVNAAVIRRVHLGSMATQQTYDEVRLAELLTEVHPWAGMARFTRTGGEAAAVAVRIARSSTGRDKIAFCGYHGWHDWYLAANLADPDALAGHLLAGLSPRGVPAGLAGSALPFHYNRLDELDQILADHGDQLAAVIMEPTRFVDPEPGFLEGVRERVTQSGARLIFDEITVGWRLCLGGAHLLYGVTPDLAIFAKAMSNGFAMGAVIGTAETMQAAEGSFISSTYWTEGVGPAAAVATIEKMRRVNPPPHLAPIGELYRQGWTQLGERHGLPATVQGRPQMVLVGFDHPESSALMTLFTTRMLDAGFLAAGAFHPTLAHQPHHVERALAAADGVFAELRQALDQGDLLQRIGHRPRHTGFARLTD, encoded by the coding sequence GTGGAAAAGAAACCAGCAGCCGGGCTGCGTGACTTTGCGGATCCAGGCCGCTGGAAGTTCACGCCGGAAGATCGCACGCTGTTCGAAGCGCAGCTGGCCGACTTTGTGCCGCCCGACGCATTTGACGCCCATGCGCACTGGTACGACGTGCAGCATCTGCTGCCCGATGATCGGGCCGTGCCGCCCACTCCGGTTGGCTTCCAGGTGATGCAGGACCGGATGCGGTTGTGGATGGGGGAACGGGTCCACGACAACGGCCTGTACTTTGGCTATCCCACGCGCGGCCTGGATTGCACGGCCGCGAATGCGTACGTCGAGGCCGAACTGCGGCAGCGGCCCGGCAGTCGCGGGCTGATGCTGATCCGTCCCAGCGACGATTCTGCGGCGGTGGAAGCGGCGCTGGTCGCCGGCGGCTTTGCCGGCTTCAAGGTGTATCATCTGTTTGCTTTGCGGGAGGACTCGTTTCATGCCGAGCAGGGCGAGTTTCTCCCCGAGTGGGCCTGGGAGATGGCGCACCAGCGCGGGCTTTGGATCACCATGCACATGGTGCTGCCCCAGGCGCTGAGTGACGTCCGTAACCTGGACTACATCCGTCAGCACTGCCGGGCCTGGCCGCATGCGAATCTGGTGCTGGCGCACGCGGGGCGGGGCTTCAATGCGAACCATACGGTCGCCGCCATCGATCAGCTGCGCGGGATCGAGAACGTCTTTTTTGATACCTCGGCCGTTTGTGAACCGGCTGCGTTTGAGGCCATCATGCGGGCCTTTGGAACGACCCGGCTGATGTATGGCAGCGACTTTCCCGTCTCGGAGTTGAATGGCAAGGCGATCTCGGTCGGCGATGGTTTTATGTGGCTGTACCGGCAGAATGTCGACTGGGAAAGCTGGCCGCATGGCCGGCCGCACCTCGTGGGAATCGAATCGCTGCTGGCCCTGCAGCAGGCCTGCCGCACGCTGGGCTGGAAGGATCGCGATCTGGAGCGATTGTTCGGCGGGAACGCCCGGGAACTGCTGGGCATTCGTCCGGCGATTGGCGACGAGAGCGACGAACGACCGCTGGTGCAGCGTCAGTATGAAGAGGCAAAGACCCGCATTCCCGGCGGGGTGCAGCTGCTTTCCAAGCGGCCGGAAATGTTCGCGCCGGGGCAGTGGCCGGCGTACTACGAGCAAGCGATCGGCTGCGAGGTGATCGACACGTCGGGGCGCCGGTATGTCGATCTGTCGCACAACGGCATCTTGTCGTGTCTGCTGGGGTTCGCCGATCCCGATGTCAACGCGGCCGTGATTCGCCGGGTGCATCTGGGTTCGATGGCGACACAGCAAACGTACGACGAAGTGCGACTGGCTGAACTTCTGACGGAGGTTCACCCCTGGGCCGGCATGGCTCGTTTCACCCGCACCGGCGGCGAAGCGGCGGCCGTGGCGGTGCGGATCGCGAGGTCGTCGACCGGGCGTGACAAGATCGCCTTCTGTGGTTATCACGGCTGGCACGACTGGTATCTGGCCGCCAACCTGGCCGATCCCGATGCGCTGGCAGGGCATCTGCTGGCCGGACTTTCCCCACGGGGCGTGCCGGCGGGGCTGGCCGGGAGCGCGTTGCCATTCCACTACAACCGACTGGACGAACTCGATCAGATTCTGGCCGACCATGGCGACCAGCTGGCGGCCGTCATCATGGAGCCGACCCGATTTGTCGACCCGGAGCCGGGCTTCCTGGAGGGCGTTCGCGAGCGAGTGACACAGTCCGGCGCCAGGCTGATCTTCGACGAAATCACCGTCGGCTGGCGGCTCTGCCTGGGCGGAGCCCATCTGCTGTACGGCGTGACGCCGGACCTTGCTATCTTCGCCAAGGCGATGAGCAACGGATTCGCCATGGGAGCGGTGATCGGCACGGCTGAGACGATGCAGGCGGCGGAAGGCTCGTTCATCTCCAGCACCTACTGGACCGAAGGCGTCGGACCGGCCGCCGCAGTGGCGACGATCGAGAAAATGCGGCGCGTCAATCCGCCGCCGCACCTGGCGCCGATCGGCGAACTCTATCGCCAGGGCTGGACCCAGCTGGGCGAGCGGCACGGCTTGCCGGCTACGGTGCAAGGTCGTCCGCAGATGGTGCTCGTGGGGTTCGATCATCCGGAATCCAGCGCGCTGATGACGCTGTTCACAACACGCATGCTGGACGCCGGATTCCTGGCAGCCGGCGCCTTTCATCCGACGCTCGCTCATCAGCCGCATCACGTGGAGCGGGCGCTGGCGGCGGCTGACGGTGTGTTTGCCGAGCTGCGACAGGCCCTCGACCAGGGCGACCTGCTGCAGCGGATCGGGCATCGTCCCCGGCATACGGGCTTTGCCCGCCTGACCGACTAA
- a CDS encoding Gfo/Idh/MocA family protein, whose translation MSFRHRVLIIGTGSIGVRHLRCFQATGRAEMSICEALPDRRREVAEQFGVAHACADIEEAIRAARPTMAVVASPAPSHIPLALQLAEAGVHLLIEKPLSLTLTDADRLLAVVQQRGLTAGVAYCWRYHPLIAAAQQFLASQPFGRVLEIVCQTGQCFPFYRPAYRDIYYNDRATGGGAIQDALTHMLNTGEWIAGPIQRLGADAGHQQLEGVTVEDTVHVITRQGRASDVMGSYSLNQYQPANEVNWSIVCERGVVRIEVAKHRWMQQNDPAAAWEIHTIPPPDRDTMYKAQAEGFLDAVEQQAPPRCTLADGLQTLRVNLAVLAAVDSGRSLAAVT comes from the coding sequence ATGAGTTTTCGGCATCGTGTTTTGATCATCGGGACCGGCTCCATCGGCGTGCGGCATTTGCGCTGTTTCCAGGCGACAGGGCGTGCGGAAATGTCGATCTGTGAAGCGCTGCCCGATCGACGCCGTGAAGTGGCGGAGCAGTTTGGCGTCGCGCATGCCTGTGCGGATATCGAAGAGGCGATCCGCGCGGCCCGGCCGACGATGGCGGTCGTCGCTTCGCCGGCGCCGTCGCACATTCCGCTGGCTCTGCAGCTGGCGGAAGCAGGCGTCCATCTGCTGATTGAGAAACCGCTCAGCCTCACGCTGACCGACGCCGACCGGCTGCTGGCCGTGGTCCAGCAGCGGGGACTGACCGCCGGCGTCGCCTACTGCTGGCGGTATCATCCGCTGATCGCGGCGGCGCAGCAGTTCCTGGCGTCGCAGCCTTTTGGCCGGGTGCTGGAGATTGTCTGCCAGACGGGGCAGTGCTTTCCGTTCTATCGGCCCGCCTATCGGGACATTTATTACAACGACCGGGCGACGGGCGGCGGGGCGATCCAGGACGCGCTGACCCACATGCTCAATACGGGCGAATGGATCGCCGGCCCGATCCAGCGGCTGGGCGCCGACGCCGGGCATCAACAGCTGGAAGGCGTCACGGTGGAAGATACCGTCCATGTGATTACCCGGCAGGGACGCGCCAGCGACGTGATGGGCAGTTATAGTTTGAACCAGTACCAGCCGGCCAACGAGGTCAACTGGTCGATTGTCTGCGAACGCGGCGTGGTGCGGATCGAAGTCGCCAAGCACCGCTGGATGCAGCAGAACGACCCGGCCGCCGCCTGGGAGATCCACACGATACCGCCGCCTGACCGCGACACCATGTACAAAGCCCAGGCCGAAGGTTTTTTGGATGCGGTCGAACAGCAGGCGCCGCCGCGCTGTACGCTGGCGGACGGCCTGCAGACGCTGAGGGTCAACCTGGCCGTTCTCGCTGCAGTCGACAGCGGCCGCAGCCTGGCCGCGGTGACATGA
- a CDS encoding glycoside hydrolase family protein encodes MTCRLRLYGLLAITCCFLPARFAPAAEPIAIGDRLELLVDDYLVDSLQGDIQRVMIRPEPKEVVFTADEAWEGNTSGYYTVFQDGDLYRMIYRGWQHGDKDDVAAGDRRKAAHPETTCYAESKDGVHWTKPDLGLFEYAGSKQNNIVWLGPGSHNFTAFRDDNPAAPASARYKALGRGPGGLFAFESPDCIHWKQIGEKAVITHGAFDSQNLAFWDQDRKEYRAYWRFFGQGVRKIRTAVSKNFVDWDQEADLSYTPADEGEHLYTNAIQKYARAPHLFVGFPTRFEKKSEQVEPILIVSRDGENFTRYAEPVIPRTAPQDRNHNRSNYMVWGILQLPGKPGELSVYGTENYYESTPGRLRQFVYRVDGFVALRGGSKGGQATSRLLTQSGDKLVLNYQAKQGGSLTVEVLDAAGKVVGKSQPLTGDATAATVVWQQQPKLGQGALQLRFHLQDADLYSFRFQ; translated from the coding sequence ATGACTTGCCGCCTGCGACTTTATGGCCTGCTCGCAATCACCTGCTGTTTCCTGCCAGCGAGGTTCGCCCCGGCCGCGGAGCCGATTGCGATCGGCGACCGGCTGGAATTGCTGGTCGACGATTATCTGGTGGATTCGCTCCAGGGCGACATTCAGCGAGTAATGATCCGGCCGGAGCCGAAAGAAGTCGTGTTTACGGCGGACGAAGCCTGGGAGGGGAACACCAGCGGTTATTACACCGTGTTCCAGGACGGCGACCTGTACCGGATGATTTATCGCGGCTGGCAGCATGGCGACAAGGACGACGTCGCGGCCGGCGACAGGCGGAAAGCGGCCCATCCGGAAACGACCTGCTATGCGGAAAGCAAAGACGGCGTGCACTGGACGAAGCCTGACCTGGGGCTGTTTGAGTATGCAGGTTCCAAGCAGAACAACATCGTCTGGCTGGGGCCCGGCTCCCATAACTTTACCGCCTTTCGTGATGACAACCCGGCCGCACCAGCGTCGGCCCGTTACAAAGCTCTCGGCCGCGGCCCAGGCGGGCTCTTTGCGTTTGAATCGCCCGACTGCATCCATTGGAAACAGATCGGGGAAAAGGCAGTAATTACGCATGGCGCGTTCGATTCGCAGAACCTGGCGTTCTGGGATCAGGATCGGAAAGAATACCGGGCGTACTGGCGGTTCTTCGGGCAAGGGGTGCGGAAGATTCGCACCGCCGTTTCCAAGAACTTTGTCGACTGGGACCAGGAGGCTGATCTGTCGTACACGCCGGCCGACGAAGGCGAGCATCTGTACACGAACGCTATCCAGAAGTACGCCAGGGCGCCGCATCTGTTTGTCGGCTTTCCGACCCGTTTTGAGAAGAAGAGCGAACAGGTCGAGCCGATCCTGATCGTCAGTCGCGACGGCGAGAATTTCACCCGCTACGCCGAGCCCGTCATCCCGCGGACGGCCCCTCAGGACCGGAACCATAACCGCAGCAACTACATGGTCTGGGGCATCCTGCAGCTGCCTGGCAAGCCGGGAGAATTGTCCGTCTACGGCACGGAGAACTACTACGAATCGACCCCCGGCCGCCTGCGGCAGTTTGTGTATCGGGTGGATGGATTCGTCGCCCTCCGCGGCGGAAGCAAGGGCGGCCAGGCAACGTCGCGCCTGTTGACGCAGTCGGGCGACAAGCTGGTGCTGAACTACCAGGCGAAGCAGGGTGGCAGCCTCACGGTGGAAGTGTTGGATGCGGCGGGCAAGGTCGTCGGCAAATCGCAACCGCTCACCGGCGACGCGACGGCGGCGACGGTCGTCTGGCAGCAACAGCCGAAGCTGGGCCAGGGTGCGCTGCAGCTGCGTTTCCATCTGCAGGACGCCGATCTGTACTCGTTCCGGTTTCAGTAG
- a CDS encoding SDR family NAD(P)-dependent oxidoreductase: MTAEPTVTELFNLQGRVALVTGAAGYLGTAFATALAEAGASVVVASSSDRDRAQALADRLPSPHGASHFSVLLDQMEEASCESGFAAAVEQAGRVDILVNNGHEGCGRDLTQVTHAEFARHQQNNAGYFVLARLLHAHVTAAGRAGSVILVGSMYGQVGSYPDTYDGVCAASPVSYHALKGGVIHMTRHLAVYWAKDGVRVNCLSPGPFPNGEKVAPELVRRLNKKSPMGRMGSPHELKGALLFLASDAASYVTGQNLTVDGGWTAW, translated from the coding sequence ATGACTGCTGAACCGACGGTTACTGAACTCTTCAATCTGCAGGGCCGGGTCGCCCTGGTGACCGGTGCGGCCGGGTATCTGGGGACGGCGTTCGCCACGGCTTTGGCCGAGGCCGGCGCCAGCGTGGTGGTCGCCTCCAGCAGTGACCGCGACCGGGCCCAGGCACTGGCGGATCGCTTGCCGTCGCCGCACGGGGCGTCGCATTTCAGCGTACTGCTGGACCAGATGGAAGAAGCCTCGTGCGAGTCCGGCTTTGCCGCCGCGGTCGAGCAGGCCGGCAGGGTCGACATTCTGGTCAATAACGGACACGAAGGTTGCGGTCGTGATCTGACCCAGGTGACGCATGCGGAGTTTGCCCGGCATCAGCAGAACAACGCCGGCTACTTCGTGCTGGCCCGTCTGCTGCATGCTCACGTGACGGCGGCTGGTCGGGCTGGCAGCGTGATCCTGGTCGGTTCCATGTACGGTCAGGTCGGCTCTTATCCCGACACGTACGACGGCGTGTGCGCTGCGAGTCCTGTGTCGTACCATGCGCTCAAAGGCGGCGTGATTCATATGACGCGGCACCTGGCCGTGTACTGGGCGAAGGACGGCGTGCGGGTCAACTGCCTCAGTCCGGGCCCGTTTCCCAACGGGGAAAAAGTCGCGCCGGAACTGGTCCGCCGACTGAATAAGAAAAGCCCGATGGGGCGGATGGGATCGCCGCATGAACTGAAAGGCGCCCTGCTGTTTCTCGCCAGCGACGCTGCGAGTTATGTAACCGGACAGAACCTGACCGTCGACGGCGGCTGGACTGCCTGGTAA
- a CDS encoding sodium:solute symporter family transporter, with amino-acid sequence METFVVWGQTPAPEAAVMGLTVLDWIVVACYALGTLLLGWYFGRNQKSTKEYFVGSGSMNSILIGVSLFATLLSTISYLSMPGEAIGKGPVWLVTLLGYPIIYLVAGYVLLPIYMRHRVTSAYELLEQKLGRGTRRLGAALFIVLRLAWMSTLIYFAAEALALIIGVNDEWEPLIVLITGMIAVGYTSLGGLRAVVITDFAQTVLLYGGALLVIVVVSFHMGGLQWFPAEWHANWDEQPLFSFDPSVRVTVVGALLTMTIWHVCTLGGDQTSVQRFMATADLKAARRSLAANLTVGAVVLTTLFLAGFALLGYYQAFPEALGQGLSLEKNADKIFPHFIATGFPPAVSGLVVSALLAAAMSSVDSGVNSITAVVMSDFLPPADEEAGEAVRSGLKPSHDLGARQQRRFRQARLLAFAIGALVVATSWLVKYVPGNITDTTMKTVNLLTVPIFCLFFFALFVKIAKPVGVWLGCVVGIIVAVLTAYSGPIFGYLVVLDSASDPIRDPVSMIWMSPATLAANLLVGWLACRFLPDRETFAGRMWSYTPAVLAVVFVVGLATWWRPAPRIQLTEANRDKCLEVLRAGLASDEFWPSMHAAEGLTVGGQGDEVREKLEPRLEEPLDDQQRCGVARELVRAGDEEKLPILFNILEGEEDFGRVHAAESLFKVHPTGDAPALRAAMKPTQPDAVRRMAAGALARAHDPAALAYLRECMLQPEPETFQIAAWILGRTGGGKKDIALLKSRLPDAPTPLIRAYLQHSLATLGDEEGMAALLQNLDSDDPKVRTYAATFAGDAGDLAAAPKLLKMLDDPDLDARIRAAQSLLRLARR; translated from the coding sequence ATGGAAACCTTTGTAGTGTGGGGCCAAACTCCGGCGCCGGAAGCGGCCGTGATGGGGCTGACCGTATTGGACTGGATCGTCGTTGCCTGCTACGCGCTGGGAACGTTGTTGCTGGGCTGGTATTTCGGCAGGAACCAGAAGTCGACCAAAGAGTATTTCGTGGGTTCGGGATCGATGAACTCGATTTTGATCGGCGTGTCGCTGTTCGCCACGCTGCTGAGCACGATCTCTTATCTGTCGATGCCCGGCGAGGCGATTGGCAAGGGGCCGGTCTGGCTGGTCACGCTGCTGGGCTACCCGATCATTTATCTGGTGGCGGGCTATGTGCTGTTGCCCATTTATATGCGGCATCGGGTGACCAGCGCCTATGAGCTGTTAGAGCAGAAACTGGGACGAGGGACGCGGCGGCTGGGGGCTGCGCTGTTTATTGTGCTACGGCTGGCGTGGATGTCGACGCTGATCTATTTTGCGGCCGAAGCGCTGGCCCTGATCATCGGCGTGAACGACGAGTGGGAGCCGCTGATTGTACTCATCACGGGGATGATCGCGGTCGGCTATACGTCGCTGGGCGGTTTACGGGCGGTCGTCATTACGGACTTTGCCCAGACGGTGCTGTTGTACGGCGGGGCGTTGCTGGTGATTGTGGTGGTGTCGTTTCACATGGGCGGCCTGCAATGGTTCCCGGCCGAGTGGCACGCCAACTGGGATGAACAGCCGCTGTTCAGCTTTGACCCTTCGGTCCGCGTCACGGTGGTCGGCGCGCTACTCACCATGACGATCTGGCATGTCTGCACTCTGGGCGGCGATCAGACTTCGGTGCAGCGATTCATGGCGACAGCGGATCTGAAAGCGGCCCGCCGCTCGCTGGCCGCCAATCTGACCGTGGGGGCCGTCGTGCTGACAACGTTGTTCCTGGCCGGCTTTGCGCTATTGGGTTACTACCAGGCGTTTCCTGAGGCTCTGGGCCAGGGACTCTCGCTGGAGAAAAACGCCGACAAAATCTTCCCGCACTTTATCGCCACCGGTTTCCCGCCTGCGGTCAGCGGGCTGGTCGTTTCGGCCCTGCTGGCGGCCGCTATGTCGAGCGTGGACTCGGGCGTCAACTCGATCACCGCAGTGGTGATGTCGGACTTTCTACCGCCGGCTGATGAAGAAGCAGGCGAGGCCGTCCGTAGCGGCCTGAAGCCGAGCCACGATCTGGGCGCCAGGCAGCAACGCCGGTTCCGCCAGGCGCGATTGCTGGCGTTTGCTATCGGGGCGCTGGTCGTCGCGACCAGCTGGCTGGTGAAATATGTGCCGGGGAACATCACCGACACGACCATGAAGACCGTCAACCTGCTGACGGTTCCGATCTTCTGCCTGTTCTTTTTCGCCCTGTTTGTCAAAATCGCTAAACCTGTCGGCGTCTGGCTGGGGTGCGTGGTGGGCATTATCGTGGCGGTGCTGACGGCCTATTCGGGCCCCATTTTTGGCTACCTGGTTGTTTTAGATTCGGCTTCCGACCCGATCAGGGATCCCGTCAGTATGATCTGGATGTCGCCGGCGACGTTGGCGGCGAACCTTCTGGTGGGCTGGCTGGCTTGCCGTTTTTTGCCTGATCGCGAGACATTCGCCGGTCGCATGTGGAGTTACACGCCAGCCGTGCTGGCGGTTGTCTTCGTGGTGGGACTGGCGACCTGGTGGCGGCCGGCGCCGCGGATCCAGCTGACGGAAGCGAACCGGGACAAGTGCCTGGAGGTGCTGCGGGCAGGGCTGGCGTCGGACGAATTCTGGCCCTCGATGCACGCGGCGGAAGGACTCACGGTCGGCGGCCAGGGGGACGAGGTCCGCGAGAAACTGGAGCCTCGACTGGAAGAACCGCTCGACGACCAGCAGCGCTGCGGCGTGGCGCGGGAGCTGGTGAGAGCGGGCGACGAAGAGAAGCTGCCAATCCTGTTCAACATTCTTGAAGGGGAAGAAGACTTCGGCCGGGTGCATGCGGCCGAAAGCCTGTTCAAAGTGCATCCGACCGGCGACGCTCCCGCCCTCCGCGCGGCGATGAAACCAACGCAGCCTGACGCCGTTCGTCGAATGGCGGCCGGAGCACTGGCCAGGGCGCACGATCCGGCCGCCCTGGCGTACCTTCGCGAGTGCATGCTGCAGCCGGAACCGGAGACCTTCCAAATCGCTGCCTGGATTCTGGGCCGCACAGGCGGCGGAAAAAAAGATATCGCCCTGCTGAAAAGCCGGCTGCCCGATGCTCCGACCCCCTTGATCAGGGCGTACCTGCAGCATTCGCTGGCCACGCTGGGAGACGAGGAAGGGATGGCGGCCCTGCTGCAGAACCTGGACAGCGACGATCCCAAGGTGCGAACTTACGCCGCGACGTTTGCCGGCGACGCTGGCGACCTGGCGGCAGCCCCCAAATTGTTGAAAATGCTCGACGACCCGGATCTTGACGCACGCATTCGAGCAGCCCAGTCGCTGCTCCGTCTGGCCCGCCGGTAG